A stretch of DNA from Halobacillus litoralis:
GAGCACTTAAGAGAGCAAAATATAGAAGCACGGCCTGTTTGGAAACCTCTTCACCTTCAGCCTTTGTTTGAAAAGTATAAGTATTATTCCCATTCTATTGTAGAAAATGTATCAGAAGAAATTTTCCGTTCCGGCTTGTGCCTTCCTTCAGGATCGAGCTTATCTAAGGAAGATCAGGTAAAAGTTATCAACATTTTACTTAAGAATCTAAGAAAAGAAAGTTTAATCGAAGAAATTGTATAGAAAATTGAGGTATGCCTTATGATCGGGGAAAACATACAGAATTTGAGAAAAAAAAGAGGGATGTCTTTAACGGTATTAGCAGAATACGCGGATATATCCAAGTCTTATTTAAGCAATATTGAGAGGAACTTAAACAAAAATCCATCTGTGCATATGATTGGTAAAATCGCTGGCGTATTAGAAGTCAGTCCTATAGAACTTCTTGGACTCGAACAAGAAAATAAGATTGAACCTGAATGGTTAGATTTTATTCATGAATTAAAAAGAATTGGAGTAGATAAAGAACGAATTAAAGAATATAAATTGTTAATTGATTTTATTAATTGGCAACACGAAGTCCAAAGGAAATCCTATCAAAAAATAGAGGTGGGCGATGAAAACAACAAAAAAGATTCCTAAGGTGATCCATTATTGCTGGTTTGGTGGTAAAGAGAAACCTTCTATTGTGAAAGAGTGTATAGATAGTTGGCATAAGAGTCTTTCAGAATACAAAATCATAGAGTGGAATGAAACAAATTTCGATATCCATTCGAACCAGTATATTAAAGAGGCATATGAAGCCAAAAAATTCGCTTTTGTCAGTGATTATGTAAGGCTTTATGCTCTTTTCCATGTAGGTGGTATCTATTTAGACACGGATGTGAAGGTCTTTAAAGCATTTGATGACCTGTTATTGGAGGAAGCTTTCTGGGGATTCGAACAAGAAGAATATATTGCGACTAGTACATTTGGTGCAAGGAAGGGTTATCCATTTATAAAAGAATTCATGGAACTATACCATAAGCGGAATTTCCTGAAGAACAACGGGGATGTTGATGATTTCACGAACGTAGCAATGGTGACAAAGCTATTAACAAATAGAGGACTTGTTCGTAATGGAAAACAACAAAGTATTGAAGGAGTAGGAACTGTCTATCCTCAGGAGTATTTTTCACCTTATGACTATATCAATTGTAGAGATTTACAAAGTGAAGGTACCTACGCGATGCACTTGTTTTATCAAAGTTGGTTGCCTAAATCCACTCGAGTAAAGAAGAATATTAAGAAAACATTATCAAGAGTAATTGGTGGGGAAAACGTTTATAGGATGAGGAAATTAATCCAAAAGAAATAAGGAGTAATCTTACCATGATAAAAAAATTAACCTCCACTCTAATTAAAAATTCAAGAAGTCGTGGTGGATATTTGACACTATTAATGAATTTGTCCCATGCTTGGGGAATCTTAAGGGCTCTATTTTATAAGCTCTTATATTTAAGAAATATACAATCTACGATATTCTCTCTTCAATCTAACAGCAGACTCGAGGTTTATAACAAAAAAGCTAAAATACAAATAGGGAAATTCGTTTTTATAAGGAAAAATGCAAGTTTACGTGTAGACCAAAAGGGTGAGTTATCTATAGGAGACAAAGTATTTCTCAATGATAATTGTAATATTAATTGTGTAAATAAAATAACCATTGGCGAAAAAACAAAAATAGCTTCCGGTGTTTCAATTAATGATCATGACCATAACTTTAAAACGGAAGGTAACCATCTTTTGGTTGGCGAAGTGCATATTGGAAAGAATGTCTGGATTGGTTCGAATGTTGTTATTTTAAAGGATACTTTCATTGGAGATCATTCAGTTATAGCGGCTGGGAGTGTTGTGAAAGGTCATGTTCCAGAAAATACGGTTTTTATAAATAAAAGAGAAAATGAATATAAAAATATTCATAAGTCAACAGGTATGCGTGACGCTTTATGAAAAAGAGTATATTGATTTCTGTGTACAATATGGAGATAGGTGGAATTGAACGTAGTCTGATTAATTTATTGGAAAGTTTCGACTATAATCGCTTTGAAGTTGATTTATTGGTATTTGAACATACTGGGGAATTTATGGATCTAATTCCAGAACAGGTTCGTATATTGCCTGAAATCAAGAGTTATTCCGTCTTTCGTAGACCGATAAAGGACTGTGTGATAGAAGGTCATTTGATCACGTCATTCATTAGGGTGGTAAGTAAGTTTCAGGCTTTTATAAAGGCTAGAAGAATGAAGTTAATTGAGGGATCAGGATACATTCAAATGCAGCTTGCAATAAAGAATGCTGTTCATTTTCTGCCTAAACTAAAGGCGAAATATGATGTAGCTATTAGTTACGCTTGGCCGCATGAAATTGTGGCAGAAAGGGTTCCAGCTGATTTGAAAATTGCCTGGATCCATACAGATTACAGCAAGTTGGAAATTGACCATAAACTTGATTTATTACAGTGGGCTAAATTTGATCACATCATATCCATATCTGAAGATGTGACAAGAACTTTTATAGATCAATATCCCAGTTTAGAAAAAAGAGTTCACTTGATGGAGAATATTTCATCCCCATCCTTTATCATGAAAAGAGCTGAGGCCACCATAAATGAATGGGACTCAGGTAATTTTAGTGTTCTATCAGTAGGAAGATTATCATTCGTGAAAGGCTACGATCGAGCAGTGAAAGCCTTGAAAATACTTCACGACAGAGGTTACACAACAATTAAATGGTATGTTGTTGGCTATGGAGGATATCGGAAAGAACTGGTGAACCTTATAAAGAAACATAACCTAGAAGATCATTTTGTTTTGTTAGATAAAAAAATAAACCCTTATCCTTATATGAAACTTTGCGATTTATACGTTCAACCATCCAGATACGAAGGGAAAGCAGTAACGGTTACGGAAGCTATGATTTTGCAAAAACCTATCCTCCTTACTAATTATCCTACAGCCACCAGTCAAGTAAGAGATGGTTACAATGGAATCATTTGCGGTCAAAATCCTGAAGAAATTGCATATAACATACAACTTTTATTCGAAAATGACCAATTAAGAATGAGGTTAAAGAATAATATAGATCCTATTAATTTGGGAAATACCAATGAAGTTGAAAAGTTGTACTCAATTATAGAAGGTAAAGCTTTAAATCGACACGATTTATTGACGATGAAATGTTAAAATAAGGCAGGTGATAAAATGACTGTTAAGGTGAGTGTAGTAATTCCCGTTTATAATTCGGAAAATTATATTGAACGCTGTATCCAATCCCTGCTGAATCAACAACTTAATCATTGCGAATTTATCTTTATTAACGATGGGTCAACCGACAGAAGTAAACAAATAATAGAGAGATATAAGAAACTGGATTCGAGAATATTATTGATTAACCAAAGCAATAAGGGGGTAAGTGCAGCAAGAAACGCAGGCTTATCCTTATGTAGAGGTGATTATATTGGGTTTGTAGACGCTGATGACGAAGTTAAAGGTAGCATGTTTGAAATTCTATATAATAAAGCTGCGGCTGGAGACATTGATTTACTAATATCAAATTTTGAAAGTGGGAAAAATCTAAGCAATCCAACGAAATACGTGAAATATGCATTTCCTGAGTCCGTTCCGTTAAGTAAAAATATGATTGTTTCCTATTTATTGGAAAAAGAAGATTGCAACTCTGTGTGTAACAAATTATATAAACGTAGCCTCCTCAAAAAATACAATATCAAATTCCCAAGTCATCTTTCACACGGAGAAGATGGCTTTTTTAATTTGAATGTTTCCCTCAATTCTGTGGCTATTGAATATATAAACTTTTCTGGATACCTTTACAGAGATGTTCCAGGAAGTGCAACGAGAAACATGGTTCACAATGATTATTTCAAGAAAGCATTATCCATATATCACCATGCGGTCCCAGAGAAGTGTTTTCATACCATTAGTAAATCACAGGTAGAATTACTTCAATCGAAAAAGTTGATTAAAAACGTAATTTCCTATACTTATCTCTATTATTCTTTCTTTAAGACTGATGGATTTAAACAGAAAAATAGGTATGTATATCAAATGATTACCCATCCAGAGGTTAGAAAAGCATTAGCGACGAGCTTTCCTTCCTATTTTAAAGAAGTCAGTAAATATGAAAAAGCATTACTAATAATGATTAAAATTAAATCAATAATAGGGATTTACGTATTAATGACCTATAGCCTAAAGAAAAACAACCAAATGTAGGAGGATTACTTATGAAATGTTTACTTTTTTTTCATGGAGGAAGTCGTAATCGCGGTTGTGAAGCAATCGTCAGAACGACAAAAGACATCATTAAAGATACGATTCATGATGCATCGGTTTATCTTGTATCGAAAGAACCTGAGACAGACAAGGTAATTGAGGGATTGGATGCTATATATGATGGATCCAATCGTTTGATAAATAAATATTCTTATAAATGGTTTATTTCTTCTTTTAAAGTGAAGTTAATGAATGATGAATCCTATGCCTATCAAAAAATTCATGGCAATATTATTAAGCATATCAAAGATGTCGATGTCTGCTTATCCATCGGGGGAGATAATTATTGCTATGGTGAACAACCGGGAATTTATGAAGTGGATAAAGTTATTAAATCTGAAGGAAAGAAACTCGTTCTTTGGGGATGTTCCATTGGTGAAGAAGACTTATCAGAAGAAAAACTGCAAGATTTAGAGAGATTCGATTTGATCCTGGCAAGGGAATCTATCACTTATGATCTTTTGAGGAAGCAAGGGTTGGAGAACGTAGAAATGTGCGCAGATCCTGCTTTTACTTTAGAGAAGAAAAAGTTGCCTTTACCTGAAGGTTGGAAAATTGGTGATACGATTGGATTGAATTTTAGTCCTTTGGTGTTAGGGAGGAATAAGGATTCTATGAGTTCAATTCATGAACTCGTTTCTCATATTTTAAGAACTACAGATAGCTCCATTGCACTTACTCCCCATGTAATCGCGAATGGAAACAATGACTATGAAGTATTAAAAGAGATTTATAATACATTTCAAGATACTGGAAGGGTTCTGCTGCTCCCCGACAACTTGAATGCTACGGAATATAAAGGGTATATCTCCAGAATGAGATTTTTTATTGGGGCTAGAACACATGCAACCATTGCTGCCTATTCCAGTAAAGTTCCCACAATGGTACTGGGTTACAGCGTGAAATCAAAGGGGATATCAAAAGACATCTTTGGAAATCAAGATTTCATTATGGATATACAAGATTTATCTAACTCAGCTAAATTAAAAAGCACATTCGATCATTTGGTAGAACAGGAGTATTGGATTACAAGTACACTTAACCAAAGAATTCCAGAAGTGAAAAAAATGTCATATCAAGCGGCAGAACATTTGAAAAATATGTTCGCTCTAGTTTAGGTGGGATAAAATGAAGAAACGCTTACTTTTTATTATGCCAAGTTTAGCTGCTGGAGGCGGAGAA
This window harbors:
- a CDS encoding glycosyltransferase, with protein sequence MKKSILISVYNMEIGGIERSLINLLESFDYNRFEVDLLVFEHTGEFMDLIPEQVRILPEIKSYSVFRRPIKDCVIEGHLITSFIRVVSKFQAFIKARRMKLIEGSGYIQMQLAIKNAVHFLPKLKAKYDVAISYAWPHEIVAERVPADLKIAWIHTDYSKLEIDHKLDLLQWAKFDHIISISEDVTRTFIDQYPSLEKRVHLMENISSPSFIMKRAEATINEWDSGNFSVLSVGRLSFVKGYDRAVKALKILHDRGYTTIKWYVVGYGGYRKELVNLIKKHNLEDHFVLLDKKINPYPYMKLCDLYVQPSRYEGKAVTVTEAMILQKPILLTNYPTATSQVRDGYNGIICGQNPEEIAYNIQLLFENDQLRMRLKNNIDPINLGNTNEVEKLYSIIEGKALNRHDLLTMKC
- a CDS encoding glycosyltransferase family 2 protein, translating into MTVKVSVVIPVYNSENYIERCIQSLLNQQLNHCEFIFINDGSTDRSKQIIERYKKLDSRILLINQSNKGVSAARNAGLSLCRGDYIGFVDADDEVKGSMFEILYNKAAAGDIDLLISNFESGKNLSNPTKYVKYAFPESVPLSKNMIVSYLLEKEDCNSVCNKLYKRSLLKKYNIKFPSHLSHGEDGFFNLNVSLNSVAIEYINFSGYLYRDVPGSATRNMVHNDYFKKALSIYHHAVPEKCFHTISKSQVELLQSKKLIKNVISYTYLYYSFFKTDGFKQKNRYVYQMITHPEVRKALATSFPSYFKEVSKYEKALLIMIKIKSIIGIYVLMTYSLKKNNQM
- a CDS encoding polysaccharide pyruvyl transferase family protein, with amino-acid sequence MKCLLFFHGGSRNRGCEAIVRTTKDIIKDTIHDASVYLVSKEPETDKVIEGLDAIYDGSNRLINKYSYKWFISSFKVKLMNDESYAYQKIHGNIIKHIKDVDVCLSIGGDNYCYGEQPGIYEVDKVIKSEGKKLVLWGCSIGEEDLSEEKLQDLERFDLILARESITYDLLRKQGLENVEMCADPAFTLEKKKLPLPEGWKIGDTIGLNFSPLVLGRNKDSMSSIHELVSHILRTTDSSIALTPHVIANGNNDYEVLKEIYNTFQDTGRVLLLPDNLNATEYKGYISRMRFFIGARTHATIAAYSSKVPTMVLGYSVKSKGISKDIFGNQDFIMDIQDLSNSAKLKSTFDHLVEQEYWITSTLNQRIPEVKKMSYQAAEHLKNMFALV
- a CDS encoding acyltransferase; translation: MIKKLTSTLIKNSRSRGGYLTLLMNLSHAWGILRALFYKLLYLRNIQSTIFSLQSNSRLEVYNKKAKIQIGKFVFIRKNASLRVDQKGELSIGDKVFLNDNCNINCVNKITIGEKTKIASGVSINDHDHNFKTEGNHLLVGEVHIGKNVWIGSNVVILKDTFIGDHSVIAAGSVVKGHVPENTVFINKRENEYKNIHKSTGMRDAL
- a CDS encoding helix-turn-helix domain-containing protein, with product MIGENIQNLRKKRGMSLTVLAEYADISKSYLSNIERNLNKNPSVHMIGKIAGVLEVSPIELLGLEQENKIEPEWLDFIHELKRIGVDKERIKEYKLLIDFINWQHEVQRKSYQKIEVGDENNKKDS
- a CDS encoding glycosyltransferase family 32 protein — encoded protein: MKTTKKIPKVIHYCWFGGKEKPSIVKECIDSWHKSLSEYKIIEWNETNFDIHSNQYIKEAYEAKKFAFVSDYVRLYALFHVGGIYLDTDVKVFKAFDDLLLEEAFWGFEQEEYIATSTFGARKGYPFIKEFMELYHKRNFLKNNGDVDDFTNVAMVTKLLTNRGLVRNGKQQSIEGVGTVYPQEYFSPYDYINCRDLQSEGTYAMHLFYQSWLPKSTRVKKNIKKTLSRVIGGENVYRMRKLIQKK